The genomic DNA ACTGGTGGTAAGCAGCTAAATAAAAAAACATTCAAGTATTCACTCATTCAAAATTAATAATGCAGGAGGAAATAAAGCAGCTCGGGCCCTGGTTTCATAACTTACACTTGCCCAACGGCGAGCAAACAGCCCCGAATCATCGGTTAGGTGATTTCCCTGCTTTTAAATGGGCAGAACTGGCATCCTACATTCCCGCAGACCTCACCGGCTGGAAAGTGCTGGATATTGGGTGTAATGCCGGCTTTTATAGTATAGAACTGGCCAAGCGCGGCGCGCAGGTTCTAGGTATCGATGTGGACCCGCACTACCTGCGGCAGGCTGCCTGGGCGGCCAAGCAATTTGGCCTGGAGGATAAAATTGAGCTCCGCCAGATGCAGGTCTATGACCTGGCCCGCCTCGACGAGCAGTTTGACCTGATCTGGTACATGGGGGTGCTGTATCACCTGCGCTATCCCTTGCTCTCGCTCGATATCCTATCGCAGAAAGTGCGGAAGCTGATGGTGTTTCAGACGCTGACCATGCCCGGTAAAAAGGCAGCCGAAACGCCCGCTGATTTCGATATCAATGACCGCAAACGGATGCTGGCCGAAGATTGGCCGAAAATGGCGTTTATAGAAAAGCGCATGGCCGGCGACCCGACCAACTGGTGGGCGCCCAACCACGCCGCCATCGAAGCCATGATGCGCTCCTGCGGCCTGCGCGTAACTGCGCGGCCTGGCCACGAAATGTATATCCTGGAAGTGGATGAAGCTTTGCGCGAAAAACAGCAATGGAACCAGTCGGAGTACCTTTCTGCAACCGGCCAGGACTGGCAGGAAGCGGTGCTGCATAAAGTGAACAGCAAGAACGAGTACATGGTAGGCCACAACGGAAACGGCCAGCCCTGATGCGCCTCGACTGCCTTTGCAATGAAGCGCAGCTAGTTTAGCATACACCTTACCTAAAAGCCCGGCACCTGAACTTTAGCAGGCGCCGGGCTTTTTAGGTTTTAATCCTAACTTGCAGCGCCATATTTTTATACTCTGTCAGCATGGAACATACCGAAAATACCCCAAAGCCCTGGAAAGTACTTAAGTCAGAAATGGTGTTTGAGCACAAGTGGTACAAGCTCCGGCGCGACCACGTGGCCTTGCCCAATGGCCGCGAAATGGACGATTACTTTGTAAGTGTGCGGCCCAATGTGGTACTTACGTTCCCGCTAACCGAAGATAACCACGTGATTTTTGTACGACAGTATAAACACGCGGCAGGGAATATTTTTATGGAGCTTCCCGGCGGCGTGATCGACGAAGACGAAACAGACCCCAGTGCAGCAGCCATGCGCGAGCTGCTGGAAGAAACCGGCTATACTTCGGATGCGGTGGAACCCTTGCTGGAGGTGATCGATAACCCGACCAAAGACACCAACAAAATCTACTTTTTCCTGGCCCGTAATGTGCGCAAAGTAGCGGAACAGGACTTGGACGAAAGCGAAGACATCGAAGTGCTGAAAGTGCCCCTTGCTGACGTGGAAAAGCTGGTGCTCGGGGGCAGCATTCATGTGTCGGGTTCGGTGGCGCTTTGCCTGTTGGCCATACGAAAATTAGGTTTGTAACCTGCACCTATATCTGGTTTACTTCTTCAAAGCGCCTGTTTGCAACAGGCGCTTTGCTGTAAGTACAAGCTGCTGCTAACTACCCGAGCCGGAAAGCCATTCTGCCTGAGTAACGAACGCTGCTTTCATACTTCTCCCAACAAGGCCTGTTTACTTCCCGCCTGCCTGCTCCTATGTTTCAGGAACTCCTTCTGTAATGCCTAGGAAATCAATTACATAGGTATAATTGTGGATTTTCAAGCGAAAAAGGTGGAGGAAATATTTTGTTTTCATGAACTATGTACGTACATTTGATGTATATACATATAAATAATCTTCCTTCCCGGATCGGTATAACAAAGCAGCAATCAGCACAGCTCGTGTTATGCGTCAGGTCCGAAGGCAGCTCTAAGAAAGTATAGCAGAACAAAAAAACGACACAACCTATGAATCCATCAACAGAAACAAAGTCAATCTGGACCGTCGATCAAAGCCATTCTCAAATTAAGTTTGCCATTCGTCACATGCTGATCTCAGAAGTAGAAGGCAATTTTGGCGATTTTACTCTCGAAGTTACTTCTTCCGGCGAGGACTTTTCAGATGCCGCAGCCGAGGTAACCATCCAGGTGGCCAGCATCACCACCGGCAATACCGACCGCGACAACCACCTCCGTGCCAATGACTTTTTTGATGTGGCCCATTACCCGGTAATCTCCTTTAAGAGCACCAGCGTAACGCAACTCGACGAAGAAGAATTTAAGCTGACCGGTGAGCTGACCATCCGAGACGTGACCAAAGAAGTGACCCTGAACGTGACTAAAGGAGGCGTGATCAAAGATCCGTATGGCTACACCAGAGCTGGCTTCCAGGTAGAAGGCAAAATCGATCGTTTTGACTTTGGCCTGCAGTATAATGCCTTGATGGAAACTGGTGGCGCCATGCTGGGCAAACAGGTAAAAGTAAAAGCGCAGCTCGAACTCATCAAACAACAGTAAGCAAGACTGAGTAAACCTTATCGTAAGGCACATTGCCTGAAGAGAAAGGTATAAACAGTAACCCTGGCCATGATGGAAGCGATGCAAGTACACGAATTGATCCGTAACAGACGCAGTACAAGAGCCTACAGTGAAAAACCTTTACCGGCTGAGGCCCTCCAGGCATTATTTGAAGCTGCCCGCTGGGCGCCATCGGCCATGAACGAGCAGCCCTGGCGTTTCGTTTACGCCGATAAAGAGCAGCAACCCGAAGCATACCAGGCCATGCTGGCCTCGCTGGCCGAAGGCAACCGCATCTGGGCGCAACATGCCCCGGTGCTGCTGCTAACGGTAGCTAAAATGAATTTCGGCGATACGGAAAATGCCTATGCCCATGCCTGGCATGATGTGGGTCTGGCCACAGGTAACCTGCTGGCGCAGGCCACCGAGCTGGGGCTTTATGTGCATCTGATGGGTGGTTTCTCTGCTGCCAAAGCAATAGAATCACTGCATTTGCCAGCTGGCTACCAGCCCGTGCTGATGGCTACCATCGGCTATCTGGGTGATATAGAACAACTGCCGGATAATTTAAAAGCCCGCGAAGTGGCGCCACGCATCCGCAAGCCGCTCAGCGAGGTGGTGTATGCCGGCAGCTGGGGCAATAACGCATTTACAATAGAAGGAAAAACAAATGAGCAATAAAATAATTGATAGAGCGAGCTCCCGGGGCCATGCCAACCACGGCTGGTTAAACTCGCACCACACCTTTAGCTTTGCCCGCTACTATAACCCGCAACGCATGGGTTTTGGCTTGCTGCGGGTCATCAACGACGACGAAGTAGCGCCGGGCATGGGCTTTGGCGCGCACCCGCACGATAACATGGAGATCATCTCTATTCCATTGGCCGGCGCCCTGGAACACCAGGACAGCACTGGTACCAAGGAGGTTATCCGCACCAACGATGTACAGATCATGTCGGCTGGCCGTGGACTTACGCACTCGGAGTATAACCACTCTAAAACAGAGAAGGTGAAATTTCTGCAGATCTGGGTGTTGCCCAAGGAGCAAAACATTGAACCCCGTTATGCCCAGAAAACTTTTCAGCCCGAAGACCGCCAGAACAAATTGCAGGTGGTGGTATCGCCTGATAAAAATGGCGAAGGAGTCTGGATCAATCAGGATGCCTGGTTCTCATTGGGTACACTGAAAGAGGGCTTTTCGGAAGACTACAAGATCCATAAACCAGGCAACGGCCTGTACGCCCTGGTGCTGGAAGGCAACGTGGAGATCGATGGCGAAAAACTGAACAGACGCGATGGCATTGGCCTATCTGAAACCGATATGATCTCCATCAAAGCTAGTTCGGATGCCGAGCTGCTGCTGATGGAAGTACCGATGAATTAAAAGCCTTACTGCTTTCCAATGGCCTTTATTTCATATGCTTATAGTATAGCAAAGCCCCGGCAGCTGCCGGGGCTTTGCTTTTTTCAGGGCCTGGGCAAGTGCCGCATCACGGCAAACGGGAGCGGTGCCCACAATGCCGTGCGTACACCGGCCGCTTTCAGGCCCCTGTTCACCCAGTTGTTGCAATTGTTAAAGAGGAAGAACCTGCCTCTGGCTTCATAGAAATTATCCTGGTCGGTATACCCAACCCCCGGCATAAGTATAAAACGGCCATTTTGCTGCTGAAACGAGTGGGTGATGTAGGTAACAAGCTGTTGGTACTGGGCCGGCGAAAGCTGCAACCGGCGCTGCCTTTTGCCAGGCGCCAGCCGGCCCCGCAGGTAAGCCACGTGCAGGGCAGAGGGTGTGGGCCACAATGCAGCCGAAATGGCCACATCCGGCGTCAGGTCTTTCCATTCCGGCGTTTCCACGTAAAAACGGCGGTCGCCCCAACCAAACGACAGGTAGGTATAAGTGCTGTCGGCGCCGGCAAACTGGTAGAGCGGTAAGCGCTGCCGCCAGTCGATGTCCGGGGTTTTAACCGGCACCACTAGGTCGGTGTGCACGCCGTTAGAAATGACAAAGATCTCCACGCCACCTGCTGTTTGTGCATAGCCCCTGTTTACGGGTATACTTGTCAGCAGCAGGCCCGCCACACACAACAGCAGCAGCATACTTATACTTGCCAGGCACCCGCCCCGGTAGTTTGTCCGCATACGTAGTTTGCTATCCTGGTTGCGTAGGTATAGCCCCTAAGAAAACGTAATCTTCCGCCGGAAGGATCAGGTGATGTATGGATTGCCTTTCTGCTAGCGCGCAGTGGTCTTTTATTCTCTTGTGAAGGTGGTAAGGTATGAGACGGTAGGGCTCACCTGTTGCTTCCATACCATCGTATCGTCTGTCACCGAAACGATCTCATACGAGTAAGCGGTCGTGGTACCCTCCCGGTAAAGCGTATATTCCAGGTATGTTTTTTCCGCTTCGTCTCTGAACGTGTACTCCGTCATCGAATTTTCCGGGTTTTCTGTTGCCCAGTATATAACCAGGTATTCCGGTTCAATTTCATAGCTGCTGATCTGGTTCGTTACGCCTTCTGTTTTCAGGATGTTTCCAGCCGCATCATAAGTTACCCGGGTCGTGGTATCCGTGTCCCAGAAGCCGGTTATTTTGCTTTCCAACGGATGTTTGATCATTTTCCGGAAAGAAAGCCTGAAATGCTCGTCCTGGTTTAAGTCAGATAGCGCGGCCAGGCTATCGGTCATTTCCCAGGTCATACTGCTATCCGTAATAGCGGTTATTTCATACTTTGCGTACCCATTTATATTATCAATCCATTCTATATAATTCCTGTTGCCGCTTTTCGTAATTGTATATCTTCCGCCTCCCTGGTCATGGCCTTCCACATTATAATAGATGGAGAGGATTTCCGGTTTGATGTGATAAACGGTATACGTGATGGGATGCGTCGTTTCTTTGTTATCTGCATCGATCGTGATACGTTCATAGTTACGCCAGTCACCGATGAGCAGCTCACTTATGGGCTTTTCCGGGTCTGGTAAGGGCACTTCCTCATCAGGCTTCTGGCAGCCGGCCAGCAGTAGCAAAAACAACATCGGAAGCAAATACAGGTTTTTCATCATGGTTAAGCAGCTTTAAATAATGAAATACTATGTACGGTAAATTAAATTTTAAGGATTGCTTAAGTGTAAACAATGCTTTAATAAGTATAATTTGCGTTTAGGTGAGGTCGTGAATCAGAAAGGTAGCGACAGGTGAAATCGCCATGAGCAGGTGAAAAAGGGGCTTTAAAGGAGTAGCAACAAAAACAGCAACGGGAGGTCCTGGCCTCCCGTTGCTGTTTTTAGGGCTTTATAAGCCTAAAGTTTACCTCACCTACTTTCTACGCAAGGCAATGATATAGGCTACTGTGGCGCTTTCGGTACTTTTCCAGACCATTTTATCGCCGGTTACCGAAAGGATTTCATTTGTGATCATGGTTGGGTGATCTTCGTCGTTGTACGAAAGGAAGGTCTTGCCACTTATGTCCTTCAACAACCAATCCCCATAGGCATACTCCCTGCCTGACTCCGTCAGGGGGAAAAACACCGTGCACCAGTCAATTTCGAATTCAAAGCCCCTGGTTTGGTTGGCAACTTTCTCTTCTTTCACAACATTGCCAGCTGCGTTGTATGTCACTTTTGTGGTTTTGGCGGTGTCCCAGAAGCCGGTTATTTTATCTTCCAGCGGATGTTTAACTCTTTTTTTGAACTGTAGTTGATGTGGTTTAGTATCTTCAAACCATAACCGGGCAAGGCTATCGGATACTTCCCATGTCATGGCGCTGTCCGAAATGGAAGTGATCTGGTAAATCTGATACAAAGCATTCAGGTCATTCAGTTCGATATACGTTTTGCCTCCGCTTTGCTTCAAAGTATAATCAGCTCCGCCTTCATTCATACCCATGGGGTCCGTAAGTGTAGTGATGACCTTATCTGTAATGTCATACCTGGAATAGGCATTACTGGAGGCTTTATACCAACTTCCCTTTATGAGCTCGCTTACCGGCTTTTGCGGTTGTGGTTTTGGAAAATCAACATCATCGTTTGGTTCCTGGCACCCGGTAATCAGGAGAGGAAGCATAAGGAGCAGTAGTAAAAGTTTGTTTTTCATCCATTAAATAGTATTAGTATTTAAGTGTTAATTGTTTTAAAGGAGCTGTTTTGGTAGGCAGTGGAAATGTTATACTATGTCTCTGATGTAGCCAGCCCTTTGCTTTTTTATTTCCACTTACATATGCAGGCAGCTTTTAAGTTGCTTCAAAGAAGTATAAACAATAAGGGGGGCTGCTAACTCCCCTTATTGTTGAAGTTACTTGCTGCGGGTTAGCACAATGGTGCCACCATACGTGTTTTCGCCGTAGCCAGGCAAGAAAGGAAGATCATCCGCCGGCACCAGGGTCATGCTGTTATCCGACAGTTTGGTTACCTCATAGTTGTTCCTGGAGGCATCATCGTCCAGGTAGGAGAAGTATGTTTTGCCCTCCCGTTCGATTACAAAGTATGGGCCGCCCGCTACAACATCATGGTCCGGTGTGGTGTAAATTTCGAAGTTGCTGCCGTAAAATGCATAGTGCAAGCCACCCGGAAAGGCGGGGTCATCTTGTATCCATTCTCCTA from Pontibacter liquoris includes the following:
- a CDS encoding TIGR04290 family methyltransferase — translated: MQEEIKQLGPWFHNLHLPNGEQTAPNHRLGDFPAFKWAELASYIPADLTGWKVLDIGCNAGFYSIELAKRGAQVLGIDVDPHYLRQAAWAAKQFGLEDKIELRQMQVYDLARLDEQFDLIWYMGVLYHLRYPLLSLDILSQKVRKLMVFQTLTMPGKKAAETPADFDINDRKRMLAEDWPKMAFIEKRMAGDPTNWWAPNHAAIEAMMRSCGLRVTARPGHEMYILEVDEALREKQQWNQSEYLSATGQDWQEAVLHKVNSKNEYMVGHNGNGQP
- a CDS encoding NUDIX hydrolase, with the translated sequence MEHTENTPKPWKVLKSEMVFEHKWYKLRRDHVALPNGREMDDYFVSVRPNVVLTFPLTEDNHVIFVRQYKHAAGNIFMELPGGVIDEDETDPSAAAMRELLEETGYTSDAVEPLLEVIDNPTKDTNKIYFFLARNVRKVAEQDLDESEDIEVLKVPLADVEKLVLGGSIHVSGSVALCLLAIRKLGL
- a CDS encoding YceI family protein, which gives rise to MNPSTETKSIWTVDQSHSQIKFAIRHMLISEVEGNFGDFTLEVTSSGEDFSDAAAEVTIQVASITTGNTDRDNHLRANDFFDVAHYPVISFKSTSVTQLDEEEFKLTGELTIRDVTKEVTLNVTKGGVIKDPYGYTRAGFQVEGKIDRFDFGLQYNALMETGGAMLGKQVKVKAQLELIKQQ
- a CDS encoding nitroreductase family protein, with the protein product MMEAMQVHELIRNRRSTRAYSEKPLPAEALQALFEAARWAPSAMNEQPWRFVYADKEQQPEAYQAMLASLAEGNRIWAQHAPVLLLTVAKMNFGDTENAYAHAWHDVGLATGNLLAQATELGLYVHLMGGFSAAKAIESLHLPAGYQPVLMATIGYLGDIEQLPDNLKAREVAPRIRKPLSEVVYAGSWGNNAFTIEGKTNEQ
- a CDS encoding pirin family protein, with protein sequence MSNKIIDRASSRGHANHGWLNSHHTFSFARYYNPQRMGFGLLRVINDDEVAPGMGFGAHPHDNMEIISIPLAGALEHQDSTGTKEVIRTNDVQIMSAGRGLTHSEYNHSKTEKVKFLQIWVLPKEQNIEPRYAQKTFQPEDRQNKLQVVVSPDKNGEGVWINQDAWFSLGTLKEGFSEDYKIHKPGNGLYALVLEGNVEIDGEKLNRRDGIGLSETDMISIKASSDAELLLMEVPMN
- a CDS encoding TIGR02117 family protein produces the protein MRTNYRGGCLASISMLLLLCVAGLLLTSIPVNRGYAQTAGGVEIFVISNGVHTDLVVPVKTPDIDWRQRLPLYQFAGADSTYTYLSFGWGDRRFYVETPEWKDLTPDVAISAALWPTPSALHVAYLRGRLAPGKRQRRLQLSPAQYQQLVTYITHSFQQQNGRFILMPGVGYTDQDNFYEARGRFFLFNNCNNWVNRGLKAAGVRTALWAPLPFAVMRHLPRP